One window of the Nocardia huaxiensis genome contains the following:
- a CDS encoding VOC family protein — translation MNWTLEVVIVPVTDIDRAKDFYSRQLGFNVDHDTRIGDDIRIVQLTPPGSGCSIVIGKGAVPHMEPGSIKGLQLVVPDINQAHKELVERGVNVTDVQVLGENPSPTPDPLDNVGFVFFDDPDGNSWGVQQISSRATTR, via the coding sequence GTGAACTGGACTCTCGAAGTGGTCATCGTCCCCGTCACCGATATCGACCGCGCCAAGGACTTCTACAGCCGGCAACTGGGATTCAACGTCGACCACGACACACGGATCGGCGACGACATCCGCATCGTGCAGCTGACCCCGCCGGGCTCCGGCTGCTCGATCGTGATCGGCAAGGGCGCGGTCCCGCACATGGAACCGGGCTCGATCAAGGGCCTGCAACTCGTGGTGCCCGACATCAACCAGGCCCACAAGGAGCTGGTCGAGCGCGGCGTGAACGTCACCGACGTACAGGTACTCGGCGAAAACCCGTCACCCACACCCGACCCCCTCGACAATGTCGGCTTCGTCTTCTTCGACGACCCCGACGGCAACAGCTGGGGGGTGCAGCAGATTTCCTCCCGCGCGACAACTCGCTAG